In Myxococcales bacterium, a single window of DNA contains:
- a CDS encoding sulfatase-like hydrolase/transferase, which produces MEVDNQEDEERGSNKDSRRTLLIRLVSVSFIVMSLISYMKEGGRHLSAPIPMIPLKVSADAITVPAIPASPGAMRGRDVILVTLDTTRPDRLGCYGNDNIKTPTLDRLAAEGVIFSNAIATASATLPTHASIFTGLYPHHHGARANGVYVLAEEHRTIAEMLRENDYDTAAFISAFVLAKQFGVNQGFSHYDDEMGSPTTVFGYAQRRGDDTTRQAIEWLETKSSRPYFLWVHYFDPHHSLEPPAPFLDQNPHPYDGEIAFMDHELGRLLDKVRATSKDEPLIIIVADHAESLGEHGERTHSYFVYEATLRIPLIMHAPGVIGSGRHVNTRVSQVDILPTIASLLGLNVPQPLDGVDLTQAQDPDRAVIAEAVEGQARFGWAGLAALYRGSLKYIDGPNPELFDLERDPLEAHNIFSERRREAGELKQQLQALRGENALLAVPTMTDLDEADVARLEALGYVVTAGQAFESGQYGPDPKLVLPLYLEILDLMGKVHTGNSPIPIWNKFLARMRGHLKTPGEAIAILEAMADTHPDFAPIYRYLGFLYKMEERPDEVARVKKIMEQKVRGSAEP; this is translated from the coding sequence ATGGAAGTGGACAACCAGGAGGACGAGGAGCGGGGGAGCAACAAGGACTCTCGACGTACCTTGTTGATTCGTCTCGTCTCAGTGTCGTTCATCGTGATGTCGTTGATCAGCTACATGAAGGAAGGCGGTCGGCATCTCTCGGCTCCAATCCCGATGATCCCTCTCAAAGTCTCCGCAGACGCAATCACCGTTCCGGCCATCCCCGCGTCTCCGGGCGCAATGCGGGGTCGCGATGTCATTCTCGTCACCCTGGATACGACCCGGCCCGACCGGCTGGGCTGCTACGGGAATGACAACATCAAGACTCCAACCCTCGATCGCCTGGCTGCCGAGGGTGTGATCTTCTCTAACGCCATCGCGACAGCTTCCGCAACGCTCCCCACCCACGCTTCGATCTTTACCGGACTATATCCGCACCACCACGGCGCGCGCGCAAACGGCGTCTATGTCCTCGCTGAAGAACATCGCACGATCGCCGAGATGCTGAGAGAGAACGACTACGACACCGCGGCGTTCATCTCGGCATTTGTTTTGGCCAAACAATTCGGTGTCAACCAGGGATTTTCTCACTACGACGACGAGATGGGTTCGCCTACCACGGTGTTTGGATATGCCCAACGTCGCGGCGACGACACCACTCGGCAGGCGATCGAGTGGCTCGAGACAAAGTCCTCGCGGCCGTACTTTCTCTGGGTCCACTACTTTGATCCCCATCATTCCCTCGAACCCCCCGCTCCCTTCTTGGATCAGAACCCGCACCCTTATGACGGCGAAATCGCCTTCATGGACCACGAACTCGGCCGCCTCCTCGATAAGGTGAGGGCAACGAGCAAAGACGAACCGCTGATCATCATAGTCGCAGACCACGCGGAATCCTTGGGAGAACACGGCGAGCGAACCCACTCCTACTTCGTGTATGAAGCAACGCTTCGGATTCCACTCATCATGCATGCACCGGGAGTGATTGGAAGCGGCCGTCATGTGAATACGAGAGTTTCCCAGGTGGACATCTTGCCGACGATCGCTTCATTGCTGGGACTCAATGTTCCTCAGCCGCTCGACGGCGTCGATCTCACACAAGCACAGGATCCCGACAGGGCAGTGATCGCAGAGGCCGTGGAAGGCCAGGCGCGTTTTGGTTGGGCGGGACTCGCCGCATTGTATCGCGGCTCCCTCAAGTACATCGACGGACCCAATCCAGAGCTATTCGATCTGGAACGGGATCCGCTGGAAGCGCACAACATCTTTTCCGAGCGACGACGAGAGGCCGGCGAGCTGAAGCAACAATTGCAGGCACTCCGAGGGGAGAATGCGCTACTCGCGGTACCCACCATGACAGACCTCGACGAAGCAGACGTTGCAAGACTCGAAGCCCTCGGCTACGTGGTCACGGCCGGACAAGCGTTCGAGTCCGGCCAGTATGGACCCGATCCCAAACTGGTACTGCCTCTGTATCTCGAAATCCTCGACCTGATGGGCAAAGTCCATACGGGGAATTCCCCGATACCAATCTGGAACAAATTTTTGGCTCGCATGCGTGGACATCTAAAGACCCCGGGAGAAGCCATCGCAATACTCGAGGCGATGGCCGATACGCATCCCGATTTCGCACCCATCTACCGGTATCTGGGCTTCTTGTACAAAATGGAAGAACGTCCAGACGAGGTCGCTCGAGTGAAGAAAATCATGGAACAAAAGGTCCGGGGT
- a CDS encoding bifunctional aldolase/short-chain dehydrogenase → MKSQWSDADAKAMIDRYADDSVNEDLALRVYTSRLIGQDPALVLHGGGNTSVKTRLPDDLGEPIDVLCVKGSGWDLGDIEPAGLPAVRLSSLGALRERDSLSDEDMVNAQRIRLLNAAAPNPSVETLLHAFLPHKFIDHSHADAILSIVDQPDAEQICRDIYGERLAIVPYVMPGFDLSKLAAQVHEANPEAEGLLLLQHGLFTYGDTAKISYERHIRAVDEAEQCIANRGAAITVPRRPDVNYTTFAPVLRGLLGEGERRYVLCLRTSEKIRAFVDRPELASWSQRGVVTPDHVIRTKRVPMLLELDVVDTKNTKNTKNTGSLDLDDVQKRIRTQLDDYRNAYRAYVKEQVDGRGLEVKSLDPDPRIVLVPGLGIIAVGASPRAAQIAADVYEHTVNTITDAEAVGTFQALPNADLFDMEYWSLEQAKLGKAKPLPLAGRVVLITGAAGGIGEAVARAFAREGASIYLVDRDAEGVARVADALGAAHEALDLTDAAAVADCVERIVALHGGVDGVVSNAGTAPQADIDTCDPELLRESLEINLLSHQWVAQSITARLRAQGTGGFLLFNASKAAFNPGKGFGPYAIAKAALVALTKQYALECGGDGIRANAVNADRIRTSLLDADDVTRRAEARGLSADEYYRANLLGAEVTADDVAEAFLNLALARSTTGCIVTVDGGNIAASPR, encoded by the coding sequence ATGAAGAGCCAGTGGTCTGACGCGGACGCTAAAGCGATGATCGATCGCTACGCGGACGACTCTGTAAACGAAGACCTCGCCCTGCGGGTCTACACCTCTCGCTTGATTGGGCAGGACCCCGCACTGGTGCTGCACGGGGGCGGAAACACTTCGGTCAAGACGCGCCTGCCCGACGATCTGGGTGAGCCCATCGATGTCCTGTGTGTGAAGGGGAGCGGCTGGGATCTCGGCGACATCGAGCCCGCCGGCCTGCCCGCCGTGCGCTTGTCTTCGCTGGGAGCCTTGCGCGAACGCGATTCACTCAGTGACGAAGACATGGTCAATGCCCAGCGGATCCGACTTTTGAACGCAGCGGCCCCAAATCCTTCCGTCGAGACTCTGCTGCACGCATTTCTGCCCCACAAGTTCATCGACCACTCTCACGCGGACGCGATCCTGAGCATTGTGGATCAGCCCGACGCCGAACAGATCTGTCGCGATATCTACGGTGAGCGACTGGCCATTGTGCCCTACGTGATGCCGGGCTTCGATCTCTCAAAGCTGGCCGCGCAAGTGCACGAAGCCAACCCTGAGGCCGAGGGGCTCTTGTTGTTACAGCATGGCCTGTTTACCTACGGCGACACCGCAAAGATTTCCTACGAGCGTCACATTCGTGCGGTCGACGAAGCAGAGCAGTGCATTGCGAACCGCGGAGCGGCCATCACTGTGCCACGGCGTCCCGATGTCAACTACACGACGTTCGCGCCGGTGCTGCGCGGGCTGCTCGGTGAGGGGGAGCGCCGCTATGTCCTGTGTCTAAGGACCTCCGAGAAGATCCGCGCATTTGTCGATCGCCCGGAACTCGCGAGCTGGTCCCAGCGCGGTGTCGTGACCCCTGACCACGTCATTCGCACCAAGCGTGTGCCGATGTTGCTGGAACTCGACGTCGTCGACACCAAGAACACCAAGAACACCAAGAACACCGGGTCATTGGATCTGGACGACGTACAAAAGCGAATTCGAACTCAGCTGGACGACTATCGCAATGCCTACCGGGCTTATGTCAAAGAGCAGGTGGACGGGCGCGGGCTCGAGGTCAAATCGCTCGATCCCGATCCGCGAATCGTGCTGGTGCCAGGCCTGGGAATCATCGCCGTCGGGGCATCGCCTCGGGCCGCGCAGATTGCCGCCGATGTCTACGAACACACGGTCAACACGATTACCGACGCAGAAGCGGTGGGAACCTTTCAGGCGCTGCCCAATGCGGATCTTTTCGACATGGAGTACTGGTCACTCGAGCAGGCCAAGCTCGGCAAGGCCAAGCCACTTCCTCTCGCCGGACGCGTGGTTTTGATCACTGGCGCTGCCGGCGGGATCGGTGAGGCCGTGGCGCGAGCCTTCGCACGAGAGGGTGCTTCTATTTATCTGGTCGATCGAGACGCCGAGGGTGTGGCGCGGGTGGCCGATGCTTTGGGGGCGGCCCACGAGGCCCTGGATTTGACCGACGCCGCTGCCGTGGCGGATTGCGTCGAACGTATCGTTGCACTGCACGGCGGTGTCGACGGCGTGGTGTCCAACGCGGGGACCGCTCCCCAGGCGGACATCGATACCTGCGATCCCGAACTGTTGCGTGAGAGCCTCGAAATCAATCTTCTATCTCATCAGTGGGTTGCCCAGTCAATTACCGCGCGGTTGCGCGCACAGGGGACTGGAGGCTTCTTGCTCTTCAACGCATCGAAGGCGGCTTTCAATCCGGGCAAGGGCTTTGGTCCCTACGCGATTGCGAAGGCGGCATTGGTGGCCCTCACAAAACAATACGCCCTCGAATGTGGTGGCGACGGGATCCGCGCCAACGCGGTAAACGCCGACCGCATCCGCACCAGCCTGCTCGACGCCGATGACGTCACCCGCCGCGCCGAAGCGCGCGGACTCAGCGCAGACGAATACTATCGAGCGAATCTATTGGGAGCAGAGGTAACGGCGGACGATGTCGCAGAGGCGTTTTTGAACCTCGCGCTCGCGCGAAGCACGACCGGCTGCATCGTCACGGTGGACGGGGGAAACATTGCGGCCTCTCCGCGCTGA
- a CDS encoding tetratricopeptide repeat protein → MAFALVWTVFLAGDVAAELTKPDTSEPTPDPRMIEASSLLSDRASHDRAIELYREVLAGDPAHRMSRLWLARVLSWGGDYEESLAQYREIALRESDPPWAQKEAADVLTWSGRYEEAFLIYASLLERHPDDFDLNLALARAYGWGGRTKEAMRAFRRTLQIRDDVSVRKELAKLSQAASKAAKTDSNRGQGLGTFLRDSDNLEIWREVAGTHYKLGDNSSVEAHLGYTRIGADPRVPGARDLFQAFDWDFALRRSLNPVFLARRLEIEVGLGARHWDHAKDQFVVRSRVEYSPSATTAFAASLEHGDFLDTSASLEAVRRGLSRTSLAASCWQSLGGANSVFGIFTATFVSDANEALSTYLSATTAPWSGHSLRLSLSANSISYTGRSDHYYDPVMDIGTMLSASVRYPETGGLYLRADVGIGFGYAKQDGVSGSGFTYRTELGTRLELRDWWFDLSGYRAESQRASVYTTHGAHARLGRSF, encoded by the coding sequence ATGGCGTTCGCCCTTGTTTGGACCGTATTTCTCGCGGGAGATGTTGCGGCAGAACTGACGAAGCCAGACACGAGCGAACCTACTCCCGATCCCCGCATGATCGAAGCCAGTTCACTCCTTTCCGACCGCGCATCGCACGATCGCGCAATCGAACTCTATCGCGAGGTCCTGGCCGGTGATCCTGCTCATCGGATGTCCAGGTTGTGGCTCGCTCGAGTTCTATCTTGGGGAGGAGACTACGAAGAATCCCTCGCGCAGTACCGCGAGATCGCCCTGCGCGAATCCGACCCGCCCTGGGCGCAAAAGGAAGCGGCGGATGTCCTCACCTGGTCGGGGCGTTACGAAGAAGCGTTTTTAATCTACGCGAGTCTTCTGGAGCGACATCCGGACGACTTTGATCTCAACCTTGCGCTCGCCCGGGCTTACGGTTGGGGAGGGCGTACGAAAGAGGCCATGCGCGCGTTCCGGCGCACCCTCCAAATTCGCGACGATGTCAGTGTGCGGAAAGAACTGGCGAAACTCTCACAAGCTGCATCAAAAGCCGCGAAGACAGATTCGAATCGGGGTCAGGGTCTCGGAACATTCCTTCGCGACAGTGACAACCTCGAAATTTGGCGGGAGGTTGCGGGGACTCACTACAAGCTCGGCGACAATTCGAGCGTGGAGGCGCATCTCGGCTACACGCGCATCGGCGCCGACCCGCGCGTGCCCGGGGCTCGCGATCTCTTTCAGGCCTTCGATTGGGATTTTGCCCTGCGGCGTTCGCTCAACCCAGTGTTTCTCGCTCGGCGCCTCGAGATCGAAGTCGGCCTGGGAGCGCGTCACTGGGATCATGCCAAGGATCAATTCGTCGTTCGCAGTCGCGTCGAATACAGCCCGAGCGCGACCACGGCTTTTGCTGCGTCCCTCGAGCACGGCGACTTTCTCGATACATCCGCGTCTCTGGAAGCGGTGCGCCGCGGTCTTTCCCGCACGAGCCTGGCTGCTTCGTGTTGGCAGAGTCTCGGGGGCGCGAACTCGGTCTTTGGGATTTTTACCGCGACCTTTGTAAGCGACGCCAACGAAGCCTTGTCTACCTACCTGAGTGCAACGACTGCGCCCTGGTCCGGACATTCACTTCGGTTGTCTCTTTCGGCCAACTCCATCAGCTATACGGGAAGGAGCGACCACTACTACGATCCCGTCATGGACATCGGCACAATGTTGAGTGCGAGCGTGCGTTATCCCGAAACCGGCGGCTTGTATCTTCGCGCTGATGTCGGGATCGGATTTGGCTACGCGAAGCAAGACGGGGTGTCTGGCTCCGGTTTCACCTATCGCACGGAGTTGGGCACACGACTGGAATTGCGCGACTGGTGGTTCGATCTCAGCGGCTACCGGGCCGAGTCTCAACGGGCCAGCGTCTACACGACCCACGGTGCCCACGCGCGGTTGGGGCGAAGCTTCTAG